One window of Trinickia caryophylli genomic DNA carries:
- the serB gene encoding phosphoserine phosphatase SerB: MNLVIQSPRPLAADHVKPLVALARGHQAQPIDAHALRIDGADPAQRADVDAYCSTHALDYAFVRPGLGWRDFGLVAMDMDSTLITIECIDEIADFCGLKAEVSAITEAAMRGEIKNFNESLVARVSLLEGLDAGALEHVYAERLKLSPGAETMLRAAQAAGLRTLLVSGGFTFFTERLKTRLNLDFTCANTLEVVNGKLTGKVVGEIVNASVKARTVRETCEKLGIPTSHAIVLGDGSNDLEMMAEAGLSIAFRAKPVVREAADVAFNHVGLDGLLRLM; the protein is encoded by the coding sequence ATGAATCTCGTCATCCAGAGCCCACGCCCCTTGGCGGCCGACCACGTCAAACCGCTCGTCGCGCTTGCGCGTGGCCATCAGGCACAGCCGATCGATGCGCATGCCCTTCGCATCGACGGGGCCGACCCCGCACAGCGCGCCGACGTGGACGCCTATTGCTCCACCCATGCGCTCGACTATGCATTCGTGCGCCCGGGCCTCGGCTGGCGCGATTTCGGGCTCGTGGCCATGGATATGGATTCGACGCTGATCACGATCGAATGCATCGACGAGATCGCCGACTTCTGTGGGCTCAAAGCGGAAGTGTCCGCGATCACCGAAGCCGCCATGCGCGGCGAGATCAAGAATTTCAACGAAAGCCTTGTCGCGCGCGTGTCGCTGCTCGAGGGGCTGGATGCGGGCGCCCTCGAACACGTCTACGCCGAGCGGCTCAAGCTGTCGCCAGGCGCCGAAACGATGCTCCGCGCGGCGCAGGCCGCGGGACTGCGTACACTGCTCGTCTCGGGCGGTTTCACGTTTTTCACCGAGCGCCTGAAGACCCGGCTCAACCTCGATTTCACGTGCGCGAACACGCTCGAGGTCGTCAACGGCAAGCTCACGGGCAAGGTCGTCGGGGAGATCGTCAACGCGAGCGTCAAGGCGCGCACGGTGCGCGAAACGTGCGAAAAGCTCGGCATTCCGACCTCGCATGCCATCGTGCTGGGCGACGGCTCGAACGATCTCGAAATGATGGCCGAGGCCGGGCTGTCGATCGCATTTCGCGCGAAACCCGTGGTCCGCGAGGCCGCGGACGTGGCGTTCAACCACGTCGGCCTCGATGGCCTACTGCGGCTCATGTAA